The genomic interval ccgattacactgtccgattacaactgcACAAAGTGATTAGTGAAATATAATGTAGCTGATGCACCTATCacattttgggaaattttaatggttatgattataACTGTTAGAATCTCCCTAATAGTCGTTAATCACTTATTGTAGTTCAAATTGGGAGAATTAGATCATAATTCAAGTGAGGAAAACAGAAGCaagttcatttgaaaataatctgTGATCTAACTTGTCACCCTTATCAGACGGGTACGAGCTTTTTCAAGGAGATATCCTAATGACAGACGATATACGTGACGAATTGCGTGACATGGGCTTATTCCCACTGCGTGAAAGCCCAACCAGTCCATCAAGGCGTAAACGAGCTGCCATTTCAAACATTGCAAGGAGATGGATTGGAAGCAATAACAAGCCAGAGATCCCCTACCAACTTGAATCAAGCGTTCGTAAGTAAAACGTGAAATTTTCAGCGGccggtttttgtttgtttgtttcgttttttagCAAAGTACCTTTTGGTAAATGTTGACTTATTCTTCCTGTTTCTCTCACCCACTCCTCGCGCTTCGTAATCTCAATATTCTCTTCTGGCATCCAGGTCACGCTCACCGGGTAATCAAACAAGGGATGGATCACTGGGTCCGACACGTGCCATGCCTGCGTTTCGTCCAGCGAACGAATCAGCGGTCTTACATCAGCTTTTTTGCCGGTGGAGGGTGAGCAGAACGGTCTAGTAAAAGACAAATTGTTTCCTTTCAATTGAGAATCTTTTTCTGAACCGaaataatatgataaaaaaacgttacatttcagttgtttttcGCACGTTGGAAGGCAAGGAGGTGCCCAGCGGATTTCCATAGCACGCGCATGTGAACACCTACATATCGTCGTTCACGAAATTGGTAAGAGATCTCTAAGCTACTTgaactcttgattttttttattccacaaTTAATAGCTCAGTTCGCAAACAGATTCGACATATTATACCTCTGTGGTAACTATGTCCTCTTCTCGCTCCAGGTCATGCTCTCGGATTCTGGCACGAGCAGTCTCGGCCCGACCGAGACAGTTACGTAAACATCTACTGGAATAATATTTACCCTCGTAAGTAAAACAAACGTGAATGTCAAGTTGGATTAATCGTGTGAGAAGATTTGAAAGGAAGGAAGACAAATCGAAAGAATTCTTATGTGTGGCTTTGCAGAAGCAGAGTGTTGAAAGAATAATGTCACCTCCCCGGCTGGGATGCTAGTAGGTCAttccttcccccctccccccctcccccctctgtCATACAAAGCTGCTCGAGAGAGTGTTAAGAGATATCCCTTTTAATGGTCTCGAAGAAGCTTGGTTCCACAATAAGACAAGGTAGGAAGGGTTCCTGGACTTCGGCGCAATTATTTTCTACTTTACCTATCCTTCCAAGTGAATTAATGCCAATGAGCTTTAtctgttctttttgtttagaATTTAGGTATGCCTTTCACAAATACGCAGACGGGAGAATTAACAGTCTTGGTATCTCGTATGATTACGACAGTGTGATGCATTACGATTCCCGCGCTTTCAGCATGAACGGCCGAACCACTATCGCGCGGAAAAACGGCGATACACGGCTCGGAAATACTCGGGGACTGAGTCGGAGGGATATCGAGCAAGCTAAGTTACTCTACTGCAGAACTAAGTCAACTGACGAGCCACCGAGTGTAAGGCCTACAACTAAGTCACCTACAGGTGAGActgttttgtttcataaaaatgttatttcgtAGCTGTTAACGGAATCAATAACAACCACTTCGCGGTAGACAGCACACCTTAGTACGGGAGAATGCCTTATTGTTGACTGGTCTGTAATCACACTTTTCTGGGcataaaaggaaataagaaGTTAGCGATATCCCAAAACCACACCGGACACTGAATGAGGGAATGGGCGCGTATTTTAGGGGAGGTGCTGATTGGAGGATTTAGGATGAGTCTTTAATAATCAAGTCCTAATTATATTTCAGGTTGTCGTTACTCAGACAAGCACAGGTTTTGCGCTTATAGGGCGTCACAGGGATTCTGTAAAAGAGGACACACGGATTACATGAACGAGAACTGCCAGAAAAGTTGTCTTTGTGTGAAAGGTGAATAGAGAAGTCATCGATTTCATTGCTGTTGCCTCTTCCCTGGAAACGAATacgtttttgtttcgttttgctttttCCTATTTAATGCCATACACTACTTACAATGTATGTTATATACATTTgtatattttgaatttctttttgagaAGGGGCGAACAGAAGTGAATTCGTATTCAGGGTCTCTTTTCCCCAGGCCTCCAGAAGGGAAATAAAGATCGAAGAGTATGGGAACTAGATTCGGAGTCAAAGGGATGAGCAAGTGGATACACGAATGTGGGAAACGTTGGTAGCCCTCCTTTCCCCCTTTATTTTCTCAAAGTTGATTGGATTCctgataattattattttaaaggtgTGTGCGTGGACAAAGAGGAAGACTGTCGTTCATGGGCAGCCAGTGGATACTGTCGTCACTCGTACAAAGattacatggaaaaaaattgcaaaaaaagttGTAGAATATGCTGAGGGTTGTCTTAGTAGTTCTCTTCGAATTCACCAACGTGGATTCTAAACtctgaatgaaagaaaacattctaGAATGAGACTTAACTGGTTTCACTTTGTTTTACCATATGCCAGGCATTGTTTCTGCGCCCCAACCCTCCACCCTCCTTTGTTTCTGCTCTccaaaccccccccccttccttttCTTAATCTCCAATAATAGTTTCTGGTACCATTGTACCTTGCCTGTCAAACTAActatgaaaagaataaaaaaacacttATCAGTTAAAGAATCCATGTTTATTTCTGGGCTATTCTGTATTTCATAACTGTATTGtattaaatttttcacaatACATTGATGATATTTTTAACAACTCGGTATCTTTACAGTgataatcaattaaattttttaagggtCGAGAGACCGAAAAACACAACAATTCatgttaacttttaaattttttgctttcagtCCGTGTGAAGAAATAATTATGATGAACCGTATACCCATGATATTTTAATAAATTACAATTTACGCAGAGCTTCATTCATTGTGCATGATTAACCCTCTCCCTCCCAACacctgattgtaaattctcccctccggctgctacacatttccttgtaaattagtttcgAGAGTTTTGTgtgagatcaagataacaacttctacctgattagtttgagtattctcattacctgtttgctggataatgaacAGATAGaatagggagaatttacatgttaatcacttctgggggttgAAGGGTCATGTGACACCAGTACAACTACGTACCTAAAACAATGTTATGTAACCCCGTTAGAAACGATAGAACTACCACAAGGTTTGGAATCGTCGTTTCAGTTACGAAAAAAACTCGACAAAGAACCTTTAAAAGACGCACATCGGGCACTATTTCAAGGACtataattgataaaaattacGTAAATTCATTAAGCTAACACTAAACATGAAGCCGAGGAGACTGATTTCAAATTTCTCAGTCAAATGTAACCTGTGCGTTTTTTGCCCAATAACAGCTAACATGGCGTCCAACGTTGCTGGTTGAGAGACACCATATtgataaattgttaaaaaacaCCAGGAAGTATTCCCATATATCGAGGCCTTCATGAGATTGATGGTAGCCCGTCATTACGCCATAGACGATCACTTAGAAAATTGAACTAAATACATcttataaataaataactttgcAAATATCTCCTGGTTTAGAGAAACAACATTAACAAGTGATATTATTTTCTtggtttgaaagtaaaatgtatTACCGTAAATCCTCGAATCAGCGCCTTCCCTCGCGCGTTTCCCTTAAAGTGCCCTTTCCTCGCGCGCGTTTTATTAAGCACCCCTTCCATCtaccaaaaattttaaataagcgcccCCTCCCCCTTTCCCGTTCTAAAGCAAAATTGACCGGGCTCGCCGAAATAATTAAACACGTAATAGCAGCATAAGATTTCTACCTGAATTCTGCTCTTGTATAGTTCTGGAACACGATTagtttggaaaaataaaagtacCAACTGTGCCGTTAttgaaattttatgattttctttgtGTATTTAAACACAACTGATGTTGTATTACAAGGAACGAGAATATCTGGCCACGGTTTGGGACCACTTAAACTTTCCCCTATTCCGTCAAATGCCCTTCTTTGAACAAGCCTCCCACCCCACGTTTTATCCTAAATCTAAGAAGGGCGCGCAAGGGGCTAACTCGAGGATTTATGGTCTATTGAATAACTATGAATTTTTACCACGGAGTATTTTTTAAGGGCTCTATGATGAGCTTCTCTTAGTATTTAATCAGAACGCCATCTTCTGGATGCGAGATTGGATAACGCCACCACGCATGCGCCCTGTTGTAGACATCACTTGAGCTTGCGCACTGGATGGAGTGAGGGTAGCAACTGTTGCTAAGAGTGACACTGCTTGAGTGACAGCATGAGAGATCTTCCCATGATCCCCACTGTGCAGGGGCTGATACTTGATAAATTTCTGTTAAgaaatcagttatttttcattagtATAAAAAGCCACTGTACCTTCGAGAATAAGTATGGTTAAGAGTTCATCTTATGATCTCTTGGTACAGTacagattttttgtttcttgcagTGGCAGCCATTTGCACCAAAGTAaaagtataaatatttttataccGGAAAAACCTGAGCCTTTTCCAGGCGACATTTGCggcagagcaaaaaaaaaaaagaaagaaaatcgaGGGAGGTTAGGATCGAGTGGGAGAAAAGAGAGAGATCTGGGTCGAATGGAAAGAAGAACGGAGGTTTGGGTCGTGTTGAAAAAGGAGGGAGACTTAAGGAGACTTTGATTCGGTTGAATAAGGAGAGAGGTTTGGAtcgggtgaaaaaaaaaaaaaaaaaaaacagggaagTTTGGGTCGGGTAGAAAAGAAGGAGGGAAGCCTGGACCGGGTGGAAAAATTGGAAGGAAGTCTTCGAGGCTTGGGTTGCTTCTTCACGCAACCCGACCCAACGGCCTGCTCTTTTTTGTTCTGCAGCTGTTATCTCGTTCTGTTTTACCAATTAAACGTCACTGCAGGCCGGAAAAAAGTCATAATCGAAGCTTTTATCCACTCGGGCCTTTTCACAACCAGAAGATTTTCATCTCTTCATTAAGAAGTAAATCACTGTAGACCATAGGCGACAAAGTCAAAATGAATGGGGTCTATCTATATacgtctcgagaaaaaaaaagatttcgtAAACTGGAGATTTCAAAAAGACTTACCATCACTAAACAAGTCTCTTGAGTCATAGGTCAGCGCTCCACTTGAAAGAAAGCATGTGCCATCCTCATTTTCATACGCTTGAATGCCATTTGACATTAAATAGCTCTCTCTGGAGACGGAAAGCAAATGGTTCTTCAGTGCTGTTTTCATGCCTCAATTTTTAACAACAGCAGCGATTTATGCAGTAAAACCATTGGTCttagatgaaaataaaagatgaatACGAACCTTTCTGTGTTACCTAAAAATCTGATCGAGTCCCTGAATCCTTTAGCAAACGGGTTACTGTAAATCTTGAGTCTCGTTATCTGCGAAATTAATGAATCTTTTTAATCAAAGGTCGCAACCTGAACTCAATCTTCCTTCATGCTCTGAATGATTGTACCAAGTTATCCGTACTCCTCCTCTCTTTAGGCTTCAGGCAGGACACCTTCGACATTTATTGCTGATTCTAACAGTACACAGACCGCTTGCCCCGTTTAATTTAAGCATAGCATAAACTCACAAACAGCTTCTCTCTTCTCTGAGTTAGTATACCACACGACAAAAAATTCTGGACCAAAAGACTCCCTTTTAATTTGTCTTAGATTCATAACAATTGTTTCACAACATTTTTACTCGACTACCGAGCTTgcaatttaccatctttcttaataTAACATAGTTTTAAACGCCACTCACGAGGTGATTCTGATACGAAGTGACCGCCATAAATGTCGTTTCTGGAAACACAAAGGTCTGCGCTTCCGTCAAGTCTGTTTTGTGAACATTTTCACTTGCAGGATCCTTGACCAAGTGAATTCGTGGTTGATATTTGTGCATGGAGTTTAAAATGATCTAAAAGTAAAAAGACAACGCATCAGTGAAAACACACATTTTGTCCAACTTGCGAGCCTTTACAAAGCTCCTAAAAGCTGAACAAGTTCAGTCATAAAGCCACGCTTTGCTATCACAAACGCCTTAGTTCGAACTCTATAGAGGTAAATTACATTTCTGAAAAACAGCATAAGGTTGTGCAGTTTATGTGAACAAAATACGCCCTTATATGCGAAGTTTTCATACGAATTTCGTTCACTATCCTTTCCAAATTGCGGGGGTTTTTAAATTTCGTTAGCAAACATCATCGTTCTTTGTGGTAAAGAAGAACTTCTTTTTCTGTTgtctttctgtttttgaagCTGCTTACATGGAACACACATGGAAATCATTTCCACCTTAATTAATTCTTTACATATATATTTTGGCGAAAATGCTGCATCGCCTAGCTTCTGATAGCCACTATCCAAAGCGGGAAAACGATTCACTCCAATTATTACATTCTAAAATCTATATTGCTTGCGTACCCATGAAGCACTAAATTTAATGGTTGAGAACTTAAAAACTGCAGTTCTTTCATGAATGAAGTcagtttttgaaagtttgtaTCTCTTTCTTCAATTATAAATAAGAAATATCTATTTCTAGAGCAGGTTGGGAGAATGAAGTTGATTTTGTATCGTGTTTCACCAGTTGCGGTTTTCTGCCTGTCACTCAAAAAATTGTCGCCAAAAGAAGACAGAATATAGAGTAAGTTTCCCATGAGGATTTATTTTATGGCCGCGAAACATCACCTCACGCAAAGTTCGAGAACTTTCCAAAGCagctgaattttttgtttaaagcgTTCATCATAGGGAACTTGAGACTTGTTTGTGGTTCCTTGAGTACCTTAGGAGTATGTGGAAAAGGTTTTCAGTTTATGACGCAGAAGAACAgcgtaaaaattgaaatcccGCTCAACCGCCAAAGTCTTAGTACAGCAatttgaacttttcatttttcggAAAGAGGCAAACTTATTACTCATCCGTGCTTTAAAATTTATGTAGAGGGGCAGAGATGTCTATAAAAGCCGGCATTTCAAGAGGCTTTTGCTAACAAAGAAAGCTgaagcaaaattaataaatcattGAAAGACGCTGTGATGCAAGATTCAAAGAACGTCGCACTGAAAGAGAACATATCTGCTTGAAAGAGAAGATATCTGCTAAAAAGAGAGTTTCCTGTTCTTCTATTTTGGTCTTGAATAAAATTGGgttcaattgaaatttaaaggGACGTGACGATCTCGCTAACAGGTGGAattgttttgttcagttttgtatTGAAGCGCTACAAAGGCGGACTTTTCTACGGTATCACAGCTAGCTAATGGCATGTCATAAGTAACTAAAACATCAGATCAATTTACAGTCACAACGAACAACGGCAAGCGTAAACATGGCACAGAACCGAAACCAGATTGTGAGTAGTTGTGACGGGAGAGAAAAAGTCTTTAAGCATGGGGTAAGAAATTTCGGAAATGGTGGAAATTCCATCAAAAGAATCGTGCATTATAAGCGCGTAAAAAAATTCCCTTCAGAGTGCAAAATGGCGCAAATTGTTCTCAATTTAAGATTCGCGAGGATATTTTATGCGCCAAATTTACATGATTGTCGTTATAGATGGCTACATATTTCTCTCTTAATCATTCATgtctgagaaaaaaagacagtAAACCCGTGGCAACTTCTGATCGACAGTCAAGTTGAAAATGATAAACGAAGGGTATGAAGTGTTAAGAATGTGCTAAAAACCTGGAGGCCGTTTGTGCAAAAACAACTAGTCATGAAATAGGATTGATCTTAGTGAGACGGCTTTAAAGAAGCAAAACGCAGACAAGACACCTGTAAGGCATTTGAACCGGACACTTTGGGCTGTAGATCAATTCTAGATATTTGTGATAACGGACGGAGCTAGAAAATTGTCGAGCGCAATTTGCGTTAATGTTCTTTCGAACGTTAAATTATCATTTCttacaaaaaagaaagcatATCTAATTGCGTAAAAAGCAAAGGTTGTtctgataattaaaaaataattgctaCAAATGTAAACTACCTTTATGGTTTTTATAGGCACGACAGAAATAAAGCTAGGTAAGAGGGAGGCCGCCGGAAAATCTTATCCCCACGAAAGGGTAGACAATTCTTTATCAGATAAACCATTGACGATGGCCAAAAATAAGGAAGTCATACATCACTCTTATCGACTTGAAAGTCAGTAGATAATGCCTGGGCGTCTCACACTTACATTTCCTCGCTTGTCATCTCGGTTGTTCGTTAACTTGACTTTCTCAAATGAGAGAACTTGTCTTTCCAGCTGCTGCCCCGTGAACGGGGAGTCAGGGTGAACACACATTACTTTAGGGGGCGCTGCATCGGCTTCTCCTGCAACGAACCAGGCGGAGTCCGCATAAGAGTACCTGTGCCGCTTAGAGTCCAGAGGCATAATATCCAACAACACTGCATACTTAGCATCAGGTTCAAGATCCACGAAGGATACACGGACGGTCGGGAACATTCGCCTGTAAATTGAAAGAGACATGAAATTTCTTAGCTAATTAAAAGTTACAACTTTTCCTTAATTAAATGGTAGGGGAAAAAATGGCGTTTTTAAACTCTCTTTTGATTGCCGATTttgatcaactttttttttcggaaaatcgTCAACTGTCGTAGGTCTAACCCTGTGGTTTGTAAGAAAAAGGCTTCttaaaggtttttaaaatttgtgtttttgaTCTCCCGGAAGAAAACTGGGAAAATGATCTGTTTTTATCAGAATGGATGAGGTGCAATTACAGAGCTTGTCAAACAGCAGTCGCAGCGTCTCAAGTTAATGTCTTTATCACGTGACTTTTGCGTGCTGCTTTCCTATGGATTTCTACGACTTCTTAAGTGGATATGACTagcaaaataatgaaacttTATACAAGccactttttttgaaaaaacaaaacaaaaacgttaATGGTAACTCTCCATTTTTCTTAAGCTTGGGTAATAGAATAGGGATAAAAGTTTCCTTGGTTCCTTTTTGAACAGAATTTCAAGAACTTTTTGAACCTATGACCACAACCATTAACATACAAATAAAACGCAGAGAGGAAGACCATCACTGTTAGAGAGTATCATTAGCAGGTGCTTGCCGCCAAAacaaatagaaacaaaaaatcgGTTAAATTCTCACTGGTTCTTTTGCTTCAATTTAGCTTTGTGCGTAAAGCTGAAAAAACGTGGTCCAAATAAACTGAGGATCTGTCTACAAACGGGAGAAATGACCTCTTGTTCAGTTTTGCAAATAGCCATTTTCTTGCAGCGTTactctaaagaaaaaaacttcagacACCCTTTCCTAGATGCGGAAGAGTTTTTCTATAATGTGCCAAATTGTCTCAAAAACAATTGGAATCGCCGAgatcctctctctttttttttttttcttaagaaagAAACATGAACTTATGACACTTCTAGCGAAGTTTTTTTGATTACGGACAAACAACTTGTGAGTCATCTCAATCTAGTTGCGTAAAAACACTACTGACAGTGATCTTGCCTTCAAAGAGTCGTCTATATCTGCGAATCATTTACGCGAATggctttcattttcaaaatatttccttccatCGCTAAGAGTACGCGACTTTCTGAGGTTTAGGCCACAATTCTTTTAGTGAAAATATGAACCTGCATTTCCAGTCCTTTTAGGCACGCTAACTTGGATGGAAGCAAATTTTGCGGGCCTATACGtttgtaaaatgaaataaatgacaTCATCGGAAAAACTTGGGTCTGCGGGAAAAGCTGAACCGGACGAAACTTTTTTGGTCTCCCCGGATGCGCAAGCTTTCcatttgttgtttcattttactttttgcgCATAACCTGACAAAATTTTCGCCttttcaatttcataaaa from Pocillopora verrucosa isolate sample1 chromosome 14, ASM3666991v2, whole genome shotgun sequence carries:
- the LOC131797835 gene encoding T-box transcription factor TBX20 isoform X2, with translation MRGSNKYTTLRLSREHSAGKMSLKHSSSQRAGNLSNNARAFSIASLVHEELETRPDEKSLLSEREKHYSPVPRKKLKTLKPNAILEGKELWNCFYRLGTEMIITKTGRRMFPTVRVSFVDLEPDAKYAVLLDIMPLDSKRHRYSYADSAWFVAGEADAAPPKVMCVHPDSPFTGQQLERQVLSFEKVKLTNNRDDKRGNIILNSMHKYQPRIHLVKDPASENVHKTDLTEAQTFVFPETTFMAVTSYQNHLITRLKIYSNPFAKGFRDSIRFLGNTERESYLMSNGIQAYENEDGTCFLSSGALTYDSRDLFSDEIYQVSAPAQWGSWEDLSCCHSSSVTLSNSCYPHSIQCASSSDVYNRAHAWWRYPISHPEDGVLIKY
- the LOC131797835 gene encoding T-box transcription factor TBX20 isoform X1, giving the protein MRGSNKYTTLRLSREHSAGKMSLKHSSSQRAGNLSNNARAFSIASLVHEEELETRPDEKSLLSEREKHYSPVPRKKLKTLKPNAILEGKELWNCFYRLGTEMIITKTGRRMFPTVRVSFVDLEPDAKYAVLLDIMPLDSKRHRYSYADSAWFVAGEADAAPPKVMCVHPDSPFTGQQLERQVLSFEKVKLTNNRDDKRGNIILNSMHKYQPRIHLVKDPASENVHKTDLTEAQTFVFPETTFMAVTSYQNHLITRLKIYSNPFAKGFRDSIRFLGNTERESYLMSNGIQAYENEDGTCFLSSGALTYDSRDLFSDEIYQVSAPAQWGSWEDLSCCHSSSVTLSNSCYPHSIQCASSSDVYNRAHAWWRYPISHPEDGVLIKY
- the LOC131797834 gene encoding high choriolytic enzyme 2: MFNSCVATFMLFGTLLINARGHILQNSEKIQDNSTQTQANQTQTPKSAFAMIMEANGIQGKSRDGYELFQGDILMTDDIRDELRDMGLFPLRESPTSPSRRKRAAISNIARRWIGSNNKPEIPYQLESSVRHAHRVIKQGMDHWVRHVPCLRFVQRTNQRSYISFFAGGGCFSHVGRQGGAQRISIARACEHLHIVVHEIGHALGFWHEQSRPDRDSYVNIYWNNIYPQFRYAFHKYADGRINSLGISYDYDSVMHYDSRAFSMNGRTTIARKNGDTRLGNTRGLSRRDIEQAKLLYCRTKSTDEPPSVRPTTKSPTGCRYSDKHRFCAYRASQGFCKRGHTDYMNENCQKSCLCVKGVCVDKEEDCRSWAASGYCRHSYKDYMEKNCKKSCRIC